One segment of Ureibacillus thermophilus DNA contains the following:
- a CDS encoding response regulator transcription factor: protein MIRVLIADDHHVVRRGLQFFLKTQKDIEVVGEAKNGMEAVQLVEQLLPDIVLMDLVMPEMDGIEATKKIKAQWPKVQVLMLTSFSDKDHVLPAIEAGAAGYQLKDIEPDDLVNSIRQVMRGESIMHPAATTKLEETLKEEENLPHIKNPLTPREKEVLAELTKGKSNREIAASLYVTEKTVKTHISNIFTKLEVQDRTQAALYAVKHGLTEGSGK, encoded by the coding sequence ATGATTCGAGTATTAATTGCGGATGATCATCATGTCGTTCGCAGGGGATTGCAGTTTTTCTTAAAAACCCAAAAGGATATTGAAGTTGTTGGGGAAGCAAAAAACGGGATGGAAGCCGTTCAATTAGTGGAACAACTATTACCGGATATTGTTTTAATGGATTTAGTGATGCCGGAGATGGATGGAATTGAGGCAACGAAAAAAATCAAAGCGCAGTGGCCCAAAGTGCAAGTATTAATGCTGACAAGCTTCTCCGATAAAGACCATGTCCTTCCAGCCATTGAAGCAGGGGCGGCTGGCTATCAATTGAAAGATATCGAACCGGACGATTTAGTGAATTCCATTCGGCAAGTAATGCGCGGTGAAAGCATTATGCATCCGGCGGCGACGACAAAGCTCGAAGAAACGTTGAAAGAGGAAGAAAATTTGCCCCATATTAAAAACCCGTTAACGCCCAGGGAGAAAGAGGTGCTGGCAGAATTGACAAAAGGAAAAAGCAATCGGGAAATTGCCGCATCCCTTTATGTGACCGAAAAGACGGTAAAAACCCATATTTCCAATATTTTCACAAAGCTTGAAGTGCAAGATCGGACGCAAGCCGCCTTGTATGCCGTTAAACATGGATTGACTGAAGGAAGCGGGAAGTAG
- a CDS encoding GAF domain-containing sensor histidine kinase, producing MAVNDHSNITLLKEIAELLNEETELIPMLKGALRKLLKGTNFSTGWIFFINEKGKIDLVVHENLPDGLCYNDCQYLKKGGCWCVSRFRRDQLKKASNIIECQRIENAIEGQVGDTGGITHHATVPLQSGNERFGILNVATPHTVEFTEEELELLESVAFQIGSAIKRIYLTKQEQEMALVRERNRLARDLHDSVNQLLFSVTLTARAGVEMTEDEEIKETFKEIQNLTQSALTEMRALIWQLRPQGLESGLIDAIKAYAEMLKLKLIINVSGVIQFPSRVEETLFRIAQEALNNIRKHSGVQEATIYLTVTKTDILLVIKDEGRGFKIDQDAKLPSMGLQSIRDRATALGGTAEWVSEIGKGTELFVRLPY from the coding sequence ATGGCAGTGAATGATCATTCCAACATAACATTATTAAAAGAAATTGCAGAATTGTTGAATGAAGAAACAGAATTAATTCCCATGTTAAAGGGTGCGCTCAGAAAACTTTTAAAGGGAACGAATTTCAGCACTGGATGGATTTTCTTTATTAATGAAAAAGGGAAAATTGACCTCGTCGTTCATGAAAATTTACCGGATGGTTTGTGCTACAACGACTGCCAATATTTAAAAAAGGGTGGTTGTTGGTGCGTTTCCCGATTCAGGCGCGATCAGTTGAAAAAAGCATCAAACATTATTGAATGCCAACGAATTGAGAATGCAATTGAAGGACAGGTGGGGGATACCGGGGGAATTACCCATCATGCAACAGTGCCATTGCAATCGGGAAATGAGCGGTTTGGCATATTAAATGTTGCAACTCCCCACACCGTTGAATTTACGGAAGAAGAGTTGGAACTTTTAGAATCAGTGGCTTTTCAAATTGGCTCTGCCATCAAACGCATTTACTTGACGAAACAAGAGCAGGAAATGGCTTTAGTCCGGGAGCGGAATCGTTTGGCTCGTGATTTGCATGATTCTGTCAATCAACTATTATTTTCCGTCACATTGACAGCCCGGGCAGGAGTGGAAATGACAGAAGATGAAGAAATTAAGGAAACCTTTAAAGAGATTCAAAATTTAACCCAATCGGCATTAACGGAAATGCGCGCGCTCATTTGGCAACTGAGACCTCAAGGATTGGAAAGCGGTTTGATTGATGCGATCAAAGCCTATGCAGAAATGTTAAAGCTGAAGCTCATCATTAATGTTTCAGGTGTTATTCAATTTCCTTCAAGGGTGGAGGAGACGTTATTCCGCATTGCCCAAGAAGCTTTGAACAACATTCGGAAGCATTCAGGCGTACAGGAAGCAACCATTTATCTTACGGTGACGAAAACAGATATTTTACTTGTGATTAAAGACGAAGGAAGAGGATTTAAAATCGATCAAGATGCAAAACTTCCTTCAATGGGTCTTCAATCTATCCGCGATCGGGCAACAGCGCTCGGCGGTACGGCGGAATGGGTTTCAGAAATTGGAAAAGGTACAGAATTATTTGTTCGGTTGCCTTATTAA
- a CDS encoding disulfide oxidoreductase, whose protein sequence is MNKKLENSLLFIWLVSLVATLGSLYFSEVRGYEPCELCWYQRILMYPIVLITLVAYIQKNARIAATTAVFSCIGGTISLYHYGIQKLDFLSQTAPACGRVPCTGEYINWLGFITIPFLALTAFVLIAITSFYMLKTLKEDK, encoded by the coding sequence ATGAATAAAAAGTTAGAGAATAGTTTGCTATTTATATGGTTAGTATCATTAGTAGCAACGCTAGGTTCTTTATATTTTTCAGAAGTTCGAGGCTATGAACCTTGTGAGCTCTGCTGGTATCAAAGGATTTTGATGTATCCGATTGTACTTATCACTCTTGTGGCATATATTCAAAAAAACGCACGGATTGCAGCGACTACTGCTGTGTTTTCTTGCATTGGCGGAACCATTTCTCTCTATCATTACGGAATTCAAAAATTAGATTTTTTATCACAAACTGCACCTGCCTGTGGACGAGTTCCATGTACAGGGGAATACATTAACTGGCTCGGGTTTATTACAATTCCATTTTTGGCATTAACCGCCTTTGTATTAATTGCGATTACAAGCTTTTATATGTTGAAAACGTTGAAGGAGGACAAATAA
- a CDS encoding thioredoxin family protein — translation MKKLGIIAAVVVILFGVIIVLTNLSNKSKLENNPYGTDNLRQSTIDLLDDENYQNIILPDALREKIKSGEPVVAYLFSPECPHCKEMTPRLMPIAEEMGVHIDQLNILEYEEGWDEYNVEATPTLIYFKDGKEVDRIVGAHPDENIRQFFEEVVLK, via the coding sequence TTGAAGAAACTTGGAATTATTGCAGCCGTCGTGGTGATTTTATTCGGCGTCATCATCGTGCTAACAAATTTATCCAATAAAAGCAAATTGGAAAACAATCCATACGGCACAGACAATTTAAGACAATCTACAATCGATTTGTTAGATGATGAAAATTATCAAAATATCATTTTGCCGGATGCATTGAGAGAAAAAATTAAATCAGGAGAACCGGTTGTTGCTTACTTGTTCAGTCCGGAATGTCCGCACTGCAAAGAAATGACGCCAAGACTTATGCCAATTGCAGAAGAAATGGGAGTTCATATCGACCAATTAAATATCTTGGAATATGAAGAAGGCTGGGATGAGTATAATGTGGAAGCAACGCCGACATTGATCTATTTTAAAGATGGGAAAGAAGTAGATCGTATAGTTGGCGCCCACCCAGATGAAAACATTCGACAATTCTTTGAAGAAGTGGTATTAAAATAG
- a CDS encoding RluA family pseudouridine synthase, with protein sequence MQFSYKIPQDGLTVEALLREKWRLGKKLVHELRMAKAVKNADGDSVKWNEPLSKGAHLCFSLEMPKSDYAPAKQCNVDIRYEDQHILIVSKPKGMSTHPNDDYDKDTCMNHVMAYMKKKGLVYAEHVHRLDQGTEGLLIVAKHPIAKSVFDRMIEEKSIVRTYEAEVQGIIKENKGTINAPIGRDRHHPTRRIVSKSGQHAVTHFQVVKRKEHSTIVHLNLETGRTHQIRVHMAHIGHPIVGDVLYHGRKSKTGDYKLHAIQLEFEHPFLNQKVIVKDE encoded by the coding sequence ATGCAGTTTTCATATAAAATTCCGCAAGATGGACTAACGGTAGAAGCTTTGCTGCGAGAAAAATGGCGATTAGGCAAAAAACTGGTGCATGAGCTGAGGATGGCAAAGGCTGTGAAAAATGCAGATGGAGATTCGGTGAAATGGAATGAACCTTTATCTAAAGGAGCACACCTCTGTTTTTCTTTGGAGATGCCAAAATCTGATTATGCGCCTGCAAAACAATGCAACGTGGACATTCGTTACGAAGATCAACATATTTTAATTGTTTCCAAACCTAAAGGAATGAGCACCCATCCAAATGACGATTATGATAAAGATACTTGCATGAATCATGTGATGGCCTATATGAAGAAAAAGGGGTTGGTGTATGCAGAACATGTTCATCGGCTTGACCAAGGAACAGAAGGGCTTCTCATTGTAGCAAAGCATCCGATTGCCAAATCCGTTTTTGACCGCATGATTGAAGAAAAGTCCATTGTTCGAACTTATGAAGCAGAAGTGCAGGGGATTATAAAAGAAAACAAAGGTACAATCAATGCCCCGATAGGAAGAGACCGGCATCATCCAACACGGCGCATCGTTTCCAAATCTGGCCAGCATGCAGTGACCCATTTTCAAGTAGTGAAAAGAAAAGAACATTCAACCATTGTTCATCTGAACTTGGAAACGGGTCGTACCCACCAAATCCGCGTACACATGGCACATATCGGCCACCCGATTGTGGGGGATGTTTTGTATCATGGACGCAAATCCAAGACGGGGGATTACAAGCTTCACGCCATTCAATTAGAATTTGAGCATCCCTTTTTAAACCAAAAAGTCATTGTAAAAGATGAATAA
- a CDS encoding aldo/keto reductase — MPYLGLGVYKMEDREEALNAMATALKLGYRAIDTAALYNNEREVGEAIRANGIPREEIFVTTKVWNSDQGYDETLRAFETSLKKLGLEYVDLYLTHWPEEGKFVDTFRAIERLYEEKLIRVPGVSNHHQHHLEKIFAKANVQPMVNQVECHPYLQQDELKTFCKEHNIAVTAWAPIGKGRILNDETLVKLANKYGKTPAQIVLRWHYQNDTITIPKSVTPSRIAENMNIFDFELSNEDMLAIKALNKNERFGQNPDNFHFDF, encoded by the coding sequence ATGCCGTATTTAGGATTGGGCGTTTATAAAATGGAAGACCGGGAAGAAGCATTGAATGCAATGGCAACAGCGTTGAAGTTGGGCTATCGGGCGATTGATACCGCGGCGCTTTATAACAATGAAAGAGAAGTGGGAGAAGCCATTCGAGCAAACGGCATTCCGAGAGAAGAAATTTTTGTCACAACAAAAGTTTGGAATTCGGACCAAGGCTATGATGAAACCCTCCGCGCCTTTGAAACTTCTCTGAAAAAGTTAGGGCTAGAATATGTGGATTTGTATTTAACTCACTGGCCAGAGGAAGGGAAATTTGTGGATACGTTCCGTGCTATTGAGCGGCTTTATGAAGAAAAATTAATCCGCGTACCAGGGGTTTCCAACCATCATCAGCACCATTTGGAAAAAATCTTTGCTAAAGCAAATGTGCAGCCAATGGTAAATCAAGTGGAATGCCATCCGTATTTACAGCAGGACGAATTGAAAACGTTCTGCAAAGAGCACAATATTGCCGTAACGGCATGGGCACCAATTGGCAAAGGCCGCATTTTAAATGATGAAACCCTTGTAAAGCTTGCCAATAAATATGGAAAAACACCGGCCCAAATCGTATTGCGCTGGCATTATCAAAATGATACAATCACCATTCCAAAATCCGTAACGCCAAGCCGTATTGCAGAAAATATGAATATTTTTGATTTTGAGCTGTCCAATGAAGATATGCTGGCAATCAAAGCTTTGAATAAAAATGAACGCTTCGGCCAAAATCCGGACAATTTCCATTTTGATTTCTAA
- a CDS encoding long-chain fatty acid--CoA ligase produces MMDTPLLLTSFLKRAERYFPNKMVISRTAPDTIHRIPYKEYVKRTRKLASALTKLGMKRGTKVGSFAWNHHRHLEAYFAVPCAGAILHMINIRLSPEHIIYVINHAEDEILLIDGDLFPLFEKAIPYLKTVKHIVVMQDDKSVPESSFPNIHSYEQLIEEADEFEFPENLDENSPAGICYTSATTGMPKGVVYTHRALVLHSLALGLADSMGICERDVIMPVVPMFHVNAWGMPFAAVNYGTTQVLPGPHFTPSLLLDLIEQEKVTLTAGVPTIWLGVLQEQEKNPRDLSSLRGIVSGGSASPKGLIQAFEDKYNVPFIVGYGMTETTPLVSLSHYTSAMDDWTREQKLDIRATQGLTVSLLDTEVVNDEGVVPWDGKTMGELRIRGPWIAHEYYKDERTKEAFRDGWLYTGDIAVVTPEGYIKITDRTKDLIKSGGEWISSVDLENALMTHEAVLEAAVIAIPHEKWQERPLACVVLKEGKQATKEELLDYLKGQFAKWWIPDDVVFLKEIPKTSVGKFLKAKLREELKDYQVQA; encoded by the coding sequence ATGATGGACACACCTTTATTATTGACAAGCTTCTTAAAGCGTGCTGAGCGCTACTTTCCAAACAAAATGGTCATTTCTCGCACAGCACCGGATACGATTCACCGCATTCCTTACAAAGAATATGTAAAGCGCACGAGGAAACTTGCCAGCGCTCTCACAAAGCTTGGGATGAAACGCGGAACAAAAGTTGGTTCTTTTGCTTGGAATCATCACCGGCATTTAGAAGCATATTTTGCAGTGCCTTGTGCAGGGGCTATCTTGCATATGATCAACATCCGCCTGTCGCCTGAGCATATTATTTATGTTATTAACCACGCAGAAGATGAAATTTTATTAATCGACGGCGACTTATTCCCATTATTCGAAAAAGCCATTCCGTACTTAAAAACCGTTAAACATATCGTTGTCATGCAAGATGATAAATCTGTTCCTGAATCCTCTTTCCCAAATATCCACTCCTATGAACAATTAATTGAGGAAGCCGATGAGTTTGAATTTCCAGAAAATTTAGACGAAAATTCTCCTGCCGGCATTTGCTATACAAGCGCTACAACAGGAATGCCAAAAGGAGTTGTTTATACTCATCGTGCATTAGTGCTTCATAGTCTGGCTCTCGGTTTAGCAGACAGCATGGGTATTTGTGAAAGAGATGTGATTATGCCAGTTGTTCCAATGTTCCATGTAAATGCCTGGGGAATGCCATTTGCAGCAGTAAATTATGGTACAACCCAAGTGCTCCCAGGTCCACACTTCACACCTAGCTTATTGCTTGATTTAATTGAGCAAGAAAAAGTAACGTTGACGGCAGGAGTTCCAACAATTTGGCTTGGCGTTCTTCAAGAGCAGGAGAAAAACCCTCGGGACCTTTCTTCTTTAAGAGGCATTGTTTCAGGCGGTTCTGCTTCACCAAAAGGGCTTATTCAGGCCTTCGAGGATAAATACAATGTTCCGTTTATTGTCGGCTACGGCATGACAGAAACAACACCGCTCGTTTCCCTTTCACACTATACATCTGCTATGGACGATTGGACAAGGGAGCAAAAATTAGACATCCGCGCTACACAAGGACTCACTGTTTCACTCCTTGATACAGAAGTTGTCAATGATGAAGGGGTTGTTCCTTGGGACGGCAAAACAATGGGCGAACTGCGCATTCGAGGGCCATGGATTGCCCACGAATATTATAAAGATGAACGCACAAAAGAAGCATTCCGCGACGGATGGCTCTATACAGGAGACATTGCCGTTGTGACGCCAGAAGGTTATATTAAAATTACAGACCGTACGAAAGATTTAATCAAGAGCGGTGGCGAATGGATTTCTTCCGTTGATTTGGAAAATGCTTTGATGACGCATGAAGCGGTGCTGGAAGCAGCGGTTATCGCGATTCCGCATGAAAAATGGCAGGAACGCCCTCTTGCCTGCGTTGTATTGAAGGAAGGAAAACAAGCGACGAAAGAAGAATTGCTGGATTATCTAAAAGGCCAATTTGCAAAATGGTGGATTCCGGATGATGTCGTCTTCTTAAAAGAAATTCCAAAAACTTCTGTCGGCAAATTCCTAAAAGCCAAACTGCGCGAGGAATTAAAAGATTATCAAGTACAGGCTTAA
- a CDS encoding VOC family protein: MATHFHQKPNTYVSHVQIKVSNLDRSIEYYQNVIGFKVLERTEQTAALTADGETSILSIEEVKDALPLQKGQTGLYHFAILVPTRKDLANFVQHISELNVPIGTGDHHVSEAIYLYDPDGNGIEVYADRPEEQWIWNGNMVYMTTEPVNFRSLLAIADGTWKGLPEGTVMGHIHLSVSDLHKTEEFYTKALGYEVVTRYGSRALFISTGKYHHHIGLNTWESLGGSPAPENSVGLKSFTLVLENKEKAEIIKKNLREMGYVVEYFESAPKLGGRQDFSTIDPSGIRIIFTLEGE; this comes from the coding sequence ATGGCTACACATTTTCATCAAAAACCGAACACTTATGTTTCCCATGTTCAAATAAAAGTATCCAATTTGGATCGTTCTATAGAGTACTATCAAAATGTCATTGGATTTAAAGTATTGGAGCGTACAGAACAAACTGCTGCATTGACGGCAGATGGAGAAACGAGCATTTTATCCATTGAAGAAGTGAAGGATGCGCTTCCTTTGCAAAAAGGGCAAACCGGCCTTTATCACTTTGCCATATTGGTTCCTACGCGGAAAGATTTAGCCAATTTCGTTCAGCACATTTCCGAGTTGAATGTTCCGATTGGCACCGGCGACCACCATGTTAGTGAAGCGATTTATTTATATGATCCGGATGGAAATGGCATTGAAGTGTATGCGGATCGGCCTGAAGAACAATGGATTTGGAATGGAAATATGGTTTATATGACGACGGAACCCGTGAATTTCCGCTCCCTTTTGGCAATTGCAGATGGCACTTGGAAGGGGCTCCCTGAAGGAACAGTGATGGGCCATATTCATTTATCGGTTTCTGATTTGCACAAAACGGAAGAATTTTATACGAAGGCTTTAGGATATGAAGTGGTGACAAGATACGGAAGCCGTGCATTGTTCATCTCCACTGGCAAATATCATCACCACATTGGGTTAAATACATGGGAAAGCTTAGGCGGTTCCCCTGCCCCTGAGAACAGTGTGGGGTTAAAATCCTTTACATTGGTGCTTGAGAACAAAGAAAAAGCAGAAATCATCAAAAAGAATTTGCGAGAGATGGGATATGTAGTCGAATATTTTGAAAGTGCCCCCAAATTGGGAGGACGTCAAGATTTCTCAACCATTGACCCTTCCGGCATTCGCATAATCTTTACATTAGAAGGGGAATAA
- the trmL gene encoding tRNA (uridine(34)/cytosine(34)/5-carboxymethylaminomethyluridine(34)-2'-O)-methyltransferase TrmL — MLPLHIVLYQPEIPANTGNIARTCAATNTTLHLIRPLGFSTDDKMLKRAGLDYWHHVNVVYHDSLEDFLEYMKDGELYLIETYSDRPYSDFDFSDKEKDIYFMFGKETTGLPKDFAYANIDRVLRIPQTDKVRSLNLSNTAAIIIYEALRQQNFPGMK, encoded by the coding sequence GTGTTGCCATTACATATTGTTTTATATCAACCAGAAATTCCAGCAAATACCGGAAATATTGCACGCACTTGTGCAGCGACCAACACAACGTTGCATTTAATCCGCCCTTTAGGTTTCTCAACCGATGATAAAATGTTGAAACGTGCAGGGTTGGATTACTGGCACCATGTCAATGTCGTTTATCACGATTCGTTGGAAGATTTTCTTGAATATATGAAAGATGGCGAACTTTATTTGATTGAAACGTATAGTGATCGGCCATATTCCGACTTTGATTTCAGTGACAAAGAGAAAGATATTTATTTCATGTTCGGAAAGGAAACGACCGGGTTGCCAAAAGATTTTGCTTATGCAAACATTGACCGGGTGCTTCGAATACCTCAAACGGATAAAGTGCGTTCTCTCAATTTATCCAATACAGCAGCTATCATTATTTATGAAGCACTGCGCCAACAAAATTTCCCTGGTATGAAATAA
- the queG gene encoding tRNA epoxyqueuosine(34) reductase QueG, protein MLEQLKQDLIEYAKSIGVDKIRFTTASPFIEMKNRLKRQQELNYQSGFEEEDIEKRTEPKQLLPEGESIIAIALAYPSKMKNPPTGKRGERRGIFARASWGLDYHVAVRERLDLIENWLRERVSNLSVKSMVDTGELVDRAVAERAGIGWSGKNCSIITPEFGSYVYLGEMITNIPFPPDEPIENECGDCRLCLDACPTGALVDAGRLNAKRCIAFLTQTKDFLPDEFRGKIGNRIYGCDTCQTVCPKNKGKANWIHDEFMPDPELAKPLLTPLLKLSNKEFKKKFGTMAGSWRGKKPIQRNAILALAHFKEQSAVPDLIELLKEDERPVIRGTSAWALGVIGGEKAKEALLEALHYEKDEDVIIEIKKGLELLGKA, encoded by the coding sequence ATGCTCGAACAGTTAAAGCAAGATTTAATTGAATATGCCAAGTCCATTGGAGTGGATAAAATTAGATTTACTACCGCCTCTCCCTTTATCGAAATGAAAAATCGGTTGAAAAGACAGCAAGAACTAAACTATCAATCCGGTTTTGAAGAGGAAGATATCGAGAAGCGGACGGAGCCGAAACAACTGCTTCCGGAAGGAGAAAGCATTATTGCCATTGCCTTGGCCTATCCTTCCAAAATGAAAAACCCCCCTACTGGTAAAAGGGGAGAACGGAGAGGGATTTTTGCCAGAGCTTCTTGGGGGCTGGATTATCATGTAGCGGTAAGAGAAAGGCTTGATTTAATCGAAAACTGGCTGAGGGAAAGGGTGTCCAATCTTTCAGTGAAATCCATGGTCGATACAGGGGAACTGGTGGATAGGGCAGTGGCGGAACGGGCAGGCATTGGTTGGAGCGGAAAAAACTGCTCAATTATTACGCCAGAGTTCGGTTCATACGTCTACCTAGGGGAAATGATTACGAATATCCCTTTTCCTCCCGATGAGCCCATTGAAAATGAATGCGGGGACTGCCGATTGTGCCTTGATGCTTGTCCGACCGGGGCATTAGTTGATGCAGGTCGATTAAATGCTAAGCGCTGCATAGCCTTCTTGACTCAGACGAAAGATTTTTTGCCGGATGAATTTCGGGGGAAAATTGGAAACCGGATTTACGGATGCGACACGTGCCAAACGGTTTGTCCAAAAAATAAAGGAAAGGCCAATTGGATTCATGATGAATTTATGCCAGATCCAGAACTGGCAAAGCCTTTACTTACGCCGCTATTAAAACTTTCCAATAAAGAATTCAAAAAGAAATTTGGCACGATGGCCGGCTCTTGGCGAGGGAAAAAGCCTATTCAGCGCAATGCGATTCTTGCCCTTGCCCATTTTAAGGAGCAATCGGCAGTGCCGGATTTAATTGAGTTATTGAAAGAAGACGAACGACCAGTCATACGTGGAACAAGTGCATGGGCTCTTGGCGTCATTGGGGGAGAAAAAGCAAAAGAAGCATTGCTTGAAGCTCTTCATTATGAAAAGGATGAAGATGTAATTATTGAAATTAAAAAAGGGCTAGAGCTATTGGGAAAGGCCTAG
- a CDS encoding B3/B4 domain-containing protein gives MNFSVKDELFTFIPNLKFGIIHYTKIVVSPSPQMIKGRFQLFQENLYFELQETPVTERPGIKEWRSIWKAFGADPNRYRHSAESLMRRVAKQNYLSPVHLAVDLNNFFSLQYEIPIGIYDVKHLQGDVEIALGTEDTGYEGLNGRYNKLKNILYSKDDHGAFGSPFVDSVRTSVTEETTEALQIFYLCPSMEEKECRELLNACGKMFTQVAGGDYTIAVLTKEHPNITI, from the coding sequence TTGAATTTTTCTGTAAAAGATGAACTATTTACATTCATTCCAAATCTTAAATTCGGCATTATTCATTATACCAAAATTGTTGTATCACCATCGCCTCAAATGATCAAAGGACGTTTCCAATTATTTCAGGAAAATTTATATTTTGAACTGCAGGAAACGCCTGTCACTGAACGGCCTGGCATTAAAGAGTGGCGAAGTATTTGGAAAGCTTTTGGTGCGGATCCGAACCGTTATCGCCATTCTGCAGAGAGTTTAATGCGCCGAGTAGCAAAGCAAAACTATTTATCGCCTGTTCATTTAGCCGTGGATTTAAATAATTTCTTTTCATTGCAATATGAAATCCCCATCGGCATATATGATGTAAAACACCTTCAAGGGGATGTGGAAATTGCTTTAGGAACGGAAGACACGGGATATGAAGGGTTAAATGGCCGGTATAACAAATTAAAAAATATTTTATATAGTAAAGATGACCATGGCGCTTTTGGAAGCCCGTTTGTGGATTCGGTCCGCACTAGCGTGACGGAAGAAACGACGGAAGCATTGCAAATTTTTTATCTATGCCCTTCTATGGAGGAAAAAGAATGCCGTGAACTGCTTAATGCTTGCGGCAAAATGTTTACCCAAGTGGCAGGCGGGGACTATACCATTGCCGTATTAACCAAGGAACATCCAAACATTACGATTTGA
- a CDS encoding S66 peptidase family protein: protein MIIRPKHLNKGDTVGVIALSNPMDVESLQNPLSIFSEMGLQYKLGQTIGLSGKYLAGTDEERVQDLHQMIIDPEVKAIFCVTDGYGAARIADQIDYPLLAEHPKIFWGCSDITFLHIAFHQFSNVATFHGPALSKIVDEQSKKMLYQLFAPYEIFYDESLSPLVSIIPGAVRGEIIGGNLRRIVDTLGTKFEINTLGKILLLEEADLQIEEIDRLLNQLRLAGKLKEASGFAIGSVGKEDILALFKEYLSPYKKPAVAGFNIGHSKPNIGIPLGVEVILDADEKLLRLLPGVE from the coding sequence ATGATTATACGACCGAAGCATTTAAACAAAGGAGATACAGTTGGAGTGATTGCCCTTAGCAATCCGATGGATGTAGAAAGTTTGCAAAATCCCTTATCGATCTTTAGTGAAATGGGATTACAATACAAATTAGGACAAACCATCGGACTTTCTGGAAAGTACTTGGCAGGAACAGATGAAGAGCGGGTGCAGGATTTGCATCAAATGATTATCGATCCGGAAGTAAAGGCGATTTTTTGCGTGACAGACGGATATGGTGCTGCAAGAATAGCTGATCAAATTGACTATCCATTGCTTGCTGAACATCCTAAAATTTTTTGGGGATGTTCAGATATCACGTTTTTACATATTGCCTTTCATCAGTTTTCCAATGTGGCAACCTTCCACGGACCTGCTCTTTCAAAAATTGTAGATGAACAATCGAAAAAAATGCTTTACCAATTATTTGCACCTTACGAAATTTTTTATGATGAAAGCCTTTCTCCGCTTGTGAGCATTATTCCTGGCGCGGTTCGGGGAGAAATTATCGGCGGGAACTTGCGAAGAATTGTGGATACCCTTGGCACAAAATTTGAAATTAATACGCTTGGCAAAATTTTGCTTTTGGAAGAAGCAGATTTGCAGATTGAAGAAATCGATCGTTTGCTGAATCAGTTGAGGCTTGCAGGAAAGTTAAAAGAAGCAAGCGGCTTTGCAATTGGAAGTGTTGGTAAGGAAGACATATTAGCTTTATTCAAGGAATATTTATCCCCATATAAAAAGCCAGCAGTAGCGGGATTCAACATTGGGCATTCGAAGCCAAACATCGGTATTCCACTAGGGGTTGAAGTGATTTTGGATGCGGATGAGAAATTGCTGCGGCTCTTGCCAGGAGTGGAATAA